From the Chitinispirillales bacterium ANBcel5 genome, the window TGTGGTTTCCGGGTTTTTCATTCCAAGGCTTTCTGTAATTTCCAGCTGAAGGAAATTTGAGCAAAGGTTTGTGTGCGATAACACCCGTGCTACAGTAGAAATCAGGTCTTGTTGTTGAAACTGTCGTGCAGAGAGATTAACAGAAACACTTATATCGGTGTTAAAGTGTTTTTGCCAGTATTTAAGCTGTTCACATGCGGAAAATAGCACCCATTCACCAATTGGAATGATAATACCTGTTTCTTCGGCAATAGGTATAAATTGAGCTGGTGGGATCATACCCAGCTGGGGATGATTCCAGCGAATCAGTGCTTCAACTCCAATCAGTGTTTGATTTTCTGTATCAATCTGAGGCTGATAAAAAAGTACAAATTCATCTCTTTTCAGTGCTTTTCTAAGATTGTGCTCCAGGGTTAATTGCTCAAAGGCCTTAGCGTTCATGGCAGGCTTATAGTGTTGATAATTATTGATACCCATCTCTTTTGCTCTTTGCATCGCAGCTTCGGCATTTTTTAGTAGCTGTTCAGGATTTTCCCCATCAGAGGGAAAAATACTTATACCAATACTTGTGGTCACATATAATTCATGATCATCAAGCTTTATTGGTTGTGTGCATAGGGTAAGAATACGTTTGGCGACTTTTGCTGCATCCTGTTGTTGTGATATCTCTTCCAGAATTATTGCAAATTCATCATCACCGAGTCTAAAAACAGCATCAACATCTCGAAGTGAATCGTTCAGTCTGTTAGCAATAGTTTGAAGTAAAATATCCCCGTTTAAATAGCCCAGAGTATCATTTATGATCTTAAAACGGTTGAGATCAAGTAAAAGCAATGCCATTAAACTTTTGGTTCTTCGGGCGTGGTTGAGCATAAAAGAGAGACGGTCGTGAAGTAAAAGTCGGTTTGGAAGCCCTGTTAAAGGATCGTAATAGGCATGTCCATGGTTTTGGTTTCTGATGTTTTGGGATATATCACTAAATATTCCTACATATTGTCTGACCTGATTCTCTGAATCCTTTACCGCTTTAATACTAAGCCATTCAGGGTAGATTTCACCATCCTTACGTCTGTTCCAAATCTCTCCCTGCCACACACCATGTTTATTCAGCGAATGCCACATATCATGATAAAACGTACTGTTATGACGATTTGATTTAAGAATAGAGATTTTTCTACCAATAACCTCAGTAGTACTATATTTAGTAATGGTTGAAAACCCCGGGTTAATAGATTCAATTATCCCCTGGTCATCTGTTATTACTATCCCCTCCGAGGCATTAGTGAAAATGACATCCCAAAGTTTCAGTTTGTTTTTCGCTTTTTCGTTCTTCTCCGGTGCATACAGTTTGAGTTGTACCTTGAGTGTTTCTAGTTCTTTTTGTAATTGTTTGCGAGTCTTAGGTCTATTCATATTTTTTGTGATATGTTCCAGGAGTTCTCTTGCCATGCCTTTTAACGTAGATTATATCACTTATTTTTAAATGGCGCAATTGATTTGATCTTAAAATCTGA encodes:
- a CDS encoding EAL domain-containing protein, which codes for MNRPKTRKQLQKELETLKVQLKLYAPEKNEKAKNKLKLWDVIFTNASEGIVITDDQGIIESINPGFSTITKYSTTEVIGRKISILKSNRHNSTFYHDMWHSLNKHGVWQGEIWNRRKDGEIYPEWLSIKAVKDSENQVRQYVGIFSDISQNIRNQNHGHAYYDPLTGLPNRLLLHDRLSFMLNHARRTKSLMALLLLDLNRFKIINDTLGYLNGDILLQTIANRLNDSLRDVDAVFRLGDDEFAIILEEISQQQDAAKVAKRILTLCTQPIKLDDHELYVTTSIGISIFPSDGENPEQLLKNAEAAMQRAKEMGINNYQHYKPAMNAKAFEQLTLEHNLRKALKRDEFVLFYQPQIDTENQTLIGVEALIRWNHPQLGMIPPAQFIPIAEETGIIIPIGEWVLFSACEQLKYWQKHFNTDISVSVNLSARQFQQQDLISTVARVLSHTNLCSNFLQLEITESLGMKNPETTLLTLNKFKDMGIKIAIDDFGTGYSSLSYLKKFPIHTLKIDRSFVKDISIDPNDEAIVKAIIVLAQTMNLEVIAEGVEKDEQLQYLIKQGCKKVQGYLYSPPVDTKKLEILFTQLDPAKIIS